A genome region from Pseudomonas helmanticensis includes the following:
- the qhpC gene encoding quinohemoprotein amine dehydrogenase subunit gamma, translating to MKHLKAINNKALKLDQAAAENRIEEVVAMSSVAGCASTTDPGWEIDAFGGVSSLCQPMEADLYGCSDPCWWPAQVPDMMSTYPDWNKDAQASNDNWRNLGTVFPKDK from the coding sequence ATGAAACATCTCAAGGCAATCAATAACAAAGCGTTGAAGCTCGATCAGGCCGCGGCGGAAAACCGCATCGAAGAAGTGGTGGCGATGAGTTCGGTGGCGGGCTGTGCATCGACTACCGATCCGGGCTGGGAGATCGATGCGTTTGGCGGCGTGTCATCGCTGTGCCAGCCGATGGAAGCTGACCTGTACGGCTGCTCCGACCCGTGCTGGTGGCCGGCGCAGGTGCCGGACATGATGAGCACCTATCCGGACTGGAACAAGGATGCCCAGGCGTCCAATGACAACTGGCGCAACCTCGGTACGGTCTTCCCGAAAGACAAGTGA
- the peaA gene encoding quinohemoprotein amine dehydrogenase subunit alpha has product MKRRLRSGMSASLLAVAACVALHSPHSLAARDAQTILKETCQGCHTPEADNALSRISHQRKTPEGWLMSIARMQTMHGLQISDDDRRTLVKYLADTQGLAPSETDGVRYALERRLNTVEQFDEKTSQMCGRCHSGARVALQRRPAQEWERLVNFHLGQWPSLEYQALARDRDWFDIARKEMVPLLAKRYPLDNPAWQQWLKTAPKAAALVGDWSFSGHLPGKGELAGVMSVTADGNDTFKVSVKGQYADGSAFNGDGSAILYSGYEWRGNVTVDGVTMRQVFAAQGNAMQGRMFDAEHDERGLDFVAAKQGSQRLLAVQPGYVKSGSETEVTLIGTGLSGKPNFGKGVEVVEVLEQNAKRIKVKVKAAANAQPGLRAVSVGELKGPSLSVYNSIASVKVVPEFSVARIGEGGGSTPKVQGRFDAEAWGKGADGKPYRIGVFPAQWKVEAFDDRAKADEDVKFAGTMQADAGVFTPGDAGPNPARKMSTNNAGNLKVIAAVDDAGKSLTGEGHLIVTVQRWNNPPIP; this is encoded by the coding sequence ATGAAGAGAAGACTCCGATCAGGCATGAGCGCCAGCCTGCTGGCCGTTGCCGCTTGCGTGGCGTTGCATTCGCCGCATAGCCTGGCTGCCCGCGATGCCCAGACCATCCTGAAAGAAACCTGTCAGGGCTGTCACACCCCCGAGGCTGATAATGCCTTGAGCCGCATCAGCCACCAGCGCAAGACCCCGGAAGGCTGGCTGATGAGCATCGCCCGCATGCAGACCATGCACGGTTTGCAGATCAGCGATGACGACCGTCGCACCCTGGTCAAATACCTGGCTGACACCCAAGGTCTGGCGCCGAGCGAAACCGATGGCGTGCGTTATGCGCTGGAACGCCGGTTGAACACGGTCGAGCAGTTCGATGAGAAAACCAGTCAGATGTGCGGCCGCTGCCACTCCGGCGCGCGGGTTGCGCTGCAACGGCGTCCGGCGCAGGAGTGGGAGCGTTTGGTCAACTTCCACCTCGGCCAATGGCCGTCGCTGGAGTATCAGGCGCTGGCGCGTGATCGCGACTGGTTCGATATCGCTCGTAAAGAGATGGTGCCGTTGTTGGCCAAGCGTTATCCGCTGGACAATCCGGCGTGGCAGCAATGGCTGAAAACTGCGCCGAAAGCCGCAGCGCTGGTTGGCGACTGGAGTTTCAGCGGCCACCTGCCGGGCAAAGGTGAACTGGCCGGCGTGATGAGCGTGACCGCCGATGGCAACGACACCTTCAAGGTCAGCGTCAAAGGTCAATACGCCGATGGCAGCGCATTCAACGGCGACGGCAGCGCAATCCTCTACAGCGGCTACGAATGGCGCGGCAACGTCACCGTCGATGGCGTGACCATGCGCCAGGTATTCGCCGCGCAGGGTAATGCCATGCAAGGGCGCATGTTCGACGCCGAGCACGATGAACGCGGTCTCGATTTCGTCGCCGCCAAACAAGGCTCGCAGCGTTTGCTCGCCGTGCAGCCCGGTTACGTGAAGTCCGGCAGCGAAACCGAAGTGACCCTGATTGGCACAGGTCTGAGCGGTAAACCGAACTTCGGCAAAGGCGTGGAAGTCGTCGAAGTGCTTGAGCAAAACGCCAAGCGGATCAAGGTCAAAGTCAAAGCCGCCGCCAATGCCCAGCCGGGTCTGCGCGCCGTCAGCGTCGGTGAGTTGAAAGGCCCGAGCCTGTCGGTTTACAACAGCATCGCCTCGGTCAAAGTCGTGCCGGAATTCTCCGTGGCGCGGATCGGCGAGGGCGGTGGTTCGACGCCGAAAGTCCAGGGCCGTTTCGACGCCGAAGCCTGGGGCAAGGGCGCCGATGGCAAGCCGTATCGCATTGGCGTGTTCCCGGCGCAGTGGAAGGTCGAAGCCTTCGACGATCGCGCCAAAGCGGACGAAGACGTCAAGTTCGCCGGCACCATGCAGGCCGACGCGGGTGTGTTCACCCCGGGCGATGCCGGGCCGAATCCGGCGCGCAAAATGTCCACCAACAATGCCGGCAATCTCAAGGTGATTGCCGCCGTCGACGATGCAGGGAAATCCCTCACCGGCGAAGGCCACCTGATCGTCACCGTGCAACGCTGGAACAATCCACCCATTCCTTGA
- the peaD gene encoding quinohemoprotein amine dehydrogenase subunit beta, protein MRSIKACGLAAFAALSVCSFSVLADENTALQDGHEYMVTTNYPNNLHVLDLATDSLYKTCKMPDAFGPGTVQLSPDRKTAYVLNNHYADVYGVELDTCKQVFHASITQQPGEKARSMFAFTVSHNGKELYTIANPTQMLNDRYEVKQPRLDVYATDAGMNAKPVRSFPAPRQLTIMQSGDDGTLYVAGADVYKVDVQGGKFDVLIPSRHWKRANYSAPDVLYVWNQQTFRHDFSLLYTTAKFKDKKQDPATAEYLYGLFSIDLKTGKTETTDFGPLTEIYFSGMRSPKDPNLMFGVLNRLAKYDIKQKKLIQAATLEHSYYCISFNKEGSKIYLAGTFNDVAIFDAETMKQTGSIKLPGGDMAITTAQIFVR, encoded by the coding sequence ATGCGTAGCATAAAAGCCTGCGGCCTGGCCGCGTTCGCCGCGCTGAGCGTCTGCTCGTTCAGTGTTCTGGCCGATGAAAACACCGCGCTGCAAGACGGTCACGAGTACATGGTGACCACCAATTATCCGAATAACCTGCACGTCCTCGATCTGGCCACCGACAGCCTGTACAAGACCTGCAAGATGCCTGATGCGTTTGGCCCCGGCACAGTGCAGTTGTCGCCGGATCGCAAAACCGCCTATGTGCTGAACAATCATTACGCCGATGTCTACGGTGTCGAACTCGACACCTGCAAACAGGTGTTCCACGCCAGCATCACCCAGCAACCGGGCGAGAAGGCGCGCTCGATGTTTGCGTTTACTGTCAGCCACAACGGCAAAGAGCTGTACACCATCGCCAACCCGACGCAGATGCTCAACGACCGTTATGAGGTGAAACAGCCGCGTCTGGATGTCTACGCGACGGATGCCGGGATGAACGCCAAGCCTGTGCGCAGTTTTCCCGCGCCACGGCAACTGACGATCATGCAAAGTGGCGATGACGGCACGCTCTATGTGGCGGGCGCCGATGTATACAAGGTCGATGTGCAGGGCGGCAAGTTCGACGTGCTGATCCCCAGCCGCCATTGGAAACGCGCGAACTACAGCGCGCCCGACGTTCTGTATGTGTGGAATCAGCAGACCTTCCGCCATGATTTTTCGCTGCTCTATACCACGGCGAAATTCAAGGACAAGAAGCAGGATCCAGCGACCGCCGAATATCTGTACGGGCTGTTCAGCATTGACCTGAAAACCGGCAAGACCGAAACCACCGACTTCGGCCCGTTGACCGAAATCTACTTCAGCGGCATGCGCTCGCCGAAGGACCCGAACCTGATGTTTGGCGTGCTCAACCGGCTGGCCAAGTACGACATCAAGCAGAAGAAACTGATCCAAGCGGCGACGCTGGAGCATTCCTACTACTGCATTTCGTTCAACAAGGAGGGCAGCAAGATCTATCTGGCCGGGACGTTTAATGATGTGGCGATTTTTGATGCCGAGACGATGAAGCAGACGGGGAGCATCAAGTTGCCTGGGGGAGATATGGCGATTACCACGGCGCAGATATTTGTCCGGTAA
- a CDS encoding aldehyde dehydrogenase family protein, with translation MSLPYLLPATSAFIQRKPRMLIGGDWVEAADGQTMPLHNPATGEVLCVVPRATPDDVDRAVLAARQAFDDSAWSRTRPRERQNLLWKLAELMQRDAEMLAQLECLNNGKSAAVAQVMDVQLAIDFLRYMAGWATKIEGSSVEVSLPLMPNEQFHSFIRREAVGVVGAIVAWNFPLLLACWKLGPALATGCTVVLKPADETPLTALKLAELVLEAGYPEGVFNVVTGTGITAGSALTHNPLVDKLTFTGSTAVGKQIGKIAMDSMTRVTLELGGKSPTIVMADADLKSAAAGAASAIFFNQGQVCCAGSRLYVQRKHFDNVVADISDIANAMKMGNGLDPSVEMGPLISARQQERVYNYIEMGRESGATIACGGEQFGPGFFVKPTVIVDVDQKHSLVQEEIFGPVLVAIPFDDEADALRMANDSPYGLGASIWSNDLAAVHRMIPRIKSGSVWVNCHSALDPALPFGGYKMSGVGREMGYAAIEHYTELKSVLIKL, from the coding sequence ATGTCCCTCCCGTATTTGCTCCCTGCCACTTCTGCCTTCATCCAGCGCAAGCCACGTATGTTGATTGGCGGCGATTGGGTCGAGGCCGCCGACGGTCAGACCATGCCATTACACAATCCGGCCACTGGTGAAGTGCTGTGCGTGGTGCCACGCGCCACGCCGGACGATGTCGACCGCGCGGTGCTCGCCGCACGTCAGGCCTTCGACGATTCCGCCTGGAGCCGCACCCGCCCGCGCGAGCGGCAGAATCTGTTGTGGAAACTCGCCGAGCTGATGCAGCGCGATGCTGAAATGCTCGCGCAACTGGAATGCCTGAACAACGGCAAGAGCGCAGCAGTGGCGCAGGTGATGGACGTGCAACTGGCCATCGACTTTCTGCGTTACATGGCCGGTTGGGCGACAAAAATCGAAGGATCCAGCGTCGAGGTGTCACTGCCGTTGATGCCGAATGAGCAGTTCCACAGTTTCATTCGCCGCGAAGCCGTCGGCGTGGTCGGCGCCATCGTTGCCTGGAACTTTCCGTTGTTGCTGGCCTGCTGGAAACTCGGCCCGGCGCTGGCCACCGGTTGCACCGTGGTGCTCAAGCCTGCGGATGAAACCCCACTGACTGCACTGAAACTGGCGGAGCTGGTACTCGAAGCCGGTTACCCGGAAGGCGTGTTCAATGTGGTCACCGGCACCGGGATCACTGCCGGTTCTGCGCTGACGCACAACCCGTTGGTCGACAAACTGACCTTCACTGGATCCACCGCTGTCGGCAAGCAGATCGGCAAGATCGCCATGGATTCGATGACCCGCGTGACCCTTGAACTGGGCGGCAAATCGCCGACCATCGTGATGGCCGACGCTGATCTGAAATCCGCCGCAGCCGGCGCGGCCAGTGCGATTTTCTTCAACCAAGGCCAGGTCTGCTGCGCAGGTTCGCGGCTGTATGTGCAGCGCAAACATTTCGACAATGTCGTCGCCGATATCAGCGATATCGCCAACGCGATGAAGATGGGCAACGGCCTCGACCCAAGCGTGGAAATGGGCCCGCTGATTTCCGCGCGCCAGCAAGAGCGTGTCTACAACTACATCGAGATGGGTCGTGAGAGCGGCGCAACCATCGCTTGCGGTGGTGAACAGTTCGGGCCAGGATTTTTCGTCAAACCGACGGTGATTGTCGACGTCGATCAAAAGCATTCGCTGGTGCAGGAAGAGATTTTTGGCCCGGTACTGGTGGCGATTCCGTTTGATGACGAAGCTGATGCATTGCGCATGGCCAACGACAGCCCTTACGGCCTGGGCGCGAGCATCTGGTCGAATGATCTGGCGGCGGTGCACCGGATGATTCCGCGGATCAAGTCAGGCTCGGTGTGGGTCAACTGCCACAGCGCGCTGGATCCGGCACTGCCGTTTGGCGGGTACAAAATGTCCGGGGTCGGGCGGGAGATGGGGTATGCGGCGATTGAGCATTACACCGAGCTGAAGTCGGTGTTGATCAAGTTGTAA
- a CDS encoding lysozyme inhibitor LprI family protein: MSPRLLLALTPFLFTPLAHAAVDCANASDQATMNQCAGQDFKAADKELNAVYQQITGRLKDNPDAKKLLVSAQRAWVGFRDAECKFSASGVTGGSVYPLIYSNCLTGVTKVRVEALKEYLKCEEGDMSCPVPGA, encoded by the coding sequence ATGTCCCCACGTTTGCTCCTGGCCCTGACCCCTTTTCTGTTCACTCCCCTCGCCCACGCCGCCGTCGACTGCGCCAACGCCAGCGATCAGGCGACGATGAACCAGTGCGCCGGGCAGGATTTCAAAGCGGCGGATAAAGAACTGAATGCGGTGTATCAGCAGATTACCGGACGCTTGAAGGACAACCCTGATGCGAAGAAGCTTTTGGTCAGCGCGCAGCGGGCGTGGGTGGGGTTTCGTGATGCCGAGTGCAAGTTTTCTGCATCCGGGGTAACGGGCGGGAGTGTTTATCCGTTGATTTACAGCAATTGCCTGACTGGGGTGACCAAGGTGCGGGTCGAAGCGCTGAAGGAGTATTTGAAGTGTGAGGAAGGTGACATGAGTTGCCCGGTGCCGGGGGCCTGA
- the peaB gene encoding quinohemoprotein amine dehydrogenase maturation protein — translation MGAILNLVERNLHEVHVDADRMLFHIPSSSLFASDELTGTIIDTLRGPGCSSEDLIERLAARFNGEEINETLRELISLELVSDGSPLTPDIAVKRVERTAINTVVLNVNTGCNLSCTYCYKEDLDKPSAGKKMDVETAIASVEMLLRESPDEERFTVVFFGGEPLSNRKLIEYMVDYCEKRFSEAGKFVEFVMTTNATLLTEDTVDYLNAHRFGLSVSIDGPKTVHDRNRITVGGQGTYDVVRRKAEMLLSRYNSRPVGARVTLTTGVTDVETIWDHLFNELGFAEVGFAPVTSGDISSFNLSSDELIEVFASMKRLGRRYLQAALEHRNIGFSNLHQLITDIHEGHKKALPCGAGLKMLAVDHKGELNLCHRFTGSTLPTFGNVHSGVKQVELNDFLSQRLDRTNTGCEDCQIRNLCSGGCYHESYARYGDPTHPTYHYCELMRDWVDFGIEVYTRIMANNPAFISSYITPRKAH, via the coding sequence ATGGGCGCTATCTTGAATCTGGTCGAACGCAATCTGCACGAAGTGCACGTCGACGCCGACCGCATGCTGTTTCACATTCCCAGCAGTTCGCTGTTTGCCAGCGATGAGCTGACCGGCACCATCATCGACACCTTGCGCGGTCCCGGCTGCTCCTCTGAAGACTTGATCGAGCGCCTCGCCGCCCGCTTCAATGGCGAGGAAATCAACGAGACCCTGCGCGAGCTGATCTCGCTGGAACTGGTCAGCGACGGCTCGCCACTGACTCCGGATATCGCGGTCAAACGCGTCGAGCGCACGGCGATCAATACCGTGGTGCTCAACGTCAATACCGGCTGCAACCTGAGCTGTACCTATTGCTACAAGGAAGACCTCGACAAGCCATCGGCCGGGAAGAAGATGGACGTCGAAACCGCCATCGCTTCAGTGGAAATGCTTTTGCGTGAATCGCCGGATGAAGAGCGTTTCACCGTGGTGTTTTTCGGTGGCGAACCGCTGAGCAATCGCAAGCTGATCGAGTACATGGTCGACTACTGCGAGAAGCGTTTCAGCGAGGCTGGCAAGTTTGTCGAATTCGTCATGACCACCAACGCCACGCTGCTGACCGAAGACACCGTCGACTACCTCAACGCCCACCGCTTTGGTTTGTCAGTGAGTATCGACGGGCCAAAAACTGTGCACGACCGCAACCGCATTACCGTGGGCGGGCAGGGCACTTACGACGTGGTGCGGCGCAAGGCCGAAATGCTCCTGTCGCGCTACAACAGTCGTCCGGTCGGTGCGCGCGTGACGCTGACCACCGGCGTCACCGATGTCGAAACCATCTGGGATCACCTGTTCAATGAACTGGGTTTCGCCGAGGTCGGTTTCGCCCCGGTGACCTCGGGCGATATCAGCAGCTTCAACCTCAGCAGCGACGAACTGATCGAAGTGTTCGCCAGCATGAAACGCCTCGGTCGGCGTTATCTGCAAGCGGCGCTGGAGCACCGCAACATCGGTTTCTCCAATCTGCACCAACTGATCACTGACATCCACGAAGGCCACAAAAAGGCCCTGCCGTGCGGCGCCGGGCTGAAGATGCTGGCGGTCGATCACAAGGGCGAACTGAACCTGTGCCACCGCTTCACCGGTTCAACGCTGCCGACTTTCGGCAACGTGCACAGCGGCGTGAAGCAGGTCGAATTGAACGACTTTCTGTCGCAGCGTCTGGATCGCACCAACACCGGTTGTGAGGATTGCCAGATACGCAATCTGTGCTCCGGCGGCTGCTACCACGAGAGCTACGCGCGCTACGGCGACCCGACTCACCCGACCTATCACTACTGCGAACTGATGCGTGACTGGGTCGACTTCGGCATCGAGGTCTACACCCGGATCATGGCCAATAACCCTGCGTTTATCAGCAGCTACATCACTCCGCGCAAGGCTCACTGA
- the acnA gene encoding aconitate hydratase AcnA, giving the protein MPSLDSLKTLKTLQIDQKTYHYFSLPDAAKSLGDLDKLPMSLKVLLENLLRWEDEKTVTGADLKALAAWLKERRSDREIQYRPARVLMQDFTGVPAVVDLAAMRAAMAKAGGDPQRINPLSPVDLVIDHSVMVDKFATASAFEQNVDIEMQRNGERYAFLRWGQSAFDNFSVVPPGTGICHQVNLEYLGRTVWTKEEDGRIYAFPDTLVGTDSHTTMINGLGVLGWGVGGIEAEAAMLGQPVSMLIPEVIGFKLTGKLKEGITATDLVLTVTQMLRKKGVVGKFVEFYGDGLADLPLADRATIANMAPEYGATCGFFPVDDVTLEYLRLSGRPPETVKLVEAYTKAQGLWRLPGQEPVFTDSLALDMGSVEASLAGPKRPQDRVSLPNVPQAFSDFIDLQFKPTSKEEGRLESEGGGGVAVGNADLVGETDYEYEGHTYRLKNGAVVIAAITSCTNTSNPSVMMAAGLLAKKAVEKGLTRKPWVKSSLAPGSKVVTDYYKAAGLTQYLDQLGFSLVGYGCTTCIGNSGPLPEPIEKAIQKADLTVASVLSGNRNFEGRVHPLVKTNWLASPPLVVAYALAGSVRSDISSEPLGEDQQGNPVYLRDIWPSSKEIADAVSQVNTAMFHKEYAEVFAGDEQWQAIEVPQAATYVWQDDSTYIQHPPFFDDISGPLPEIKDVKGARVLALLGDSVTTDHISPAGNIKADSPAGRYLREKGVEPRDFNSYGSRRGNHEVMMRGTFANIRIRNEMLGGEEGGNTIYIPTGEKLAIYDAAMKYQASDTPLVVIAGQEYGTGSSRDWAAKGTNLLGVKAVIAESFERIHRSNLVGMGVLPLQFKLDQNRKSLNLTGKETFEIQGLTGVELTPRMNLPLVITREDGRQEKIEVLCRIDTLNEVEYFKSGGILHYVLRQLIAS; this is encoded by the coding sequence ATGCCGTCCCTCGATAGCCTGAAGACCCTCAAAACACTGCAGATAGACCAAAAGACCTACCACTATTTCAGCCTGCCGGATGCCGCCAAAAGCCTGGGCGACCTCGACAAGCTGCCGATGTCGCTGAAAGTCCTGCTGGAAAACCTGCTGCGCTGGGAAGATGAAAAAACTGTCACCGGCGCCGACCTCAAAGCGCTTGCCGCCTGGCTCAAGGAGCGTCGCTCCGACCGGGAAATCCAATACCGCCCGGCCCGCGTCCTGATGCAGGACTTTACCGGCGTCCCCGCCGTGGTCGACCTTGCTGCCATGCGCGCAGCAATGGCCAAGGCCGGCGGCGATCCGCAGCGAATCAATCCGTTGTCGCCGGTGGATCTGGTGATCGACCACTCGGTAATGGTCGACAAGTTCGCCACAGCCAGTGCGTTCGAGCAGAACGTCGACATCGAAATGCAGCGCAACGGCGAGCGTTATGCATTTTTACGCTGGGGCCAAAGCGCCTTCGACAACTTCAGCGTAGTGCCGCCGGGCACCGGCATCTGCCACCAGGTCAACCTTGAATACCTCGGCCGCACCGTGTGGACCAAAGAGGAAGACGGCCGCATCTATGCCTTCCCTGACACTCTGGTCGGCACCGACTCCCACACCACCATGATCAACGGCCTCGGCGTACTCGGCTGGGGTGTCGGCGGGATCGAGGCGGAAGCAGCGATGCTCGGGCAACCGGTGTCGATGCTGATTCCAGAAGTGATCGGTTTTAAACTCACTGGCAAGCTCAAGGAGGGCATCACCGCCACCGACCTGGTGCTGACGGTCACGCAGATGCTGCGCAAAAAAGGCGTGGTGGGCAAATTCGTCGAATTCTACGGTGACGGTCTCGCCGACCTGCCGCTGGCCGACCGCGCGACCATCGCCAACATGGCTCCGGAATACGGCGCGACGTGCGGTTTCTTCCCGGTCGATGACGTGACGCTGGAATACCTGCGTCTGTCCGGTCGTCCACCGGAAACGGTGAAACTGGTCGAGGCCTACACCAAGGCGCAAGGCCTGTGGCGCTTGCCCGGTCAGGAGCCGGTGTTTACCGACAGTCTGGCGCTGGACATGGGCAGCGTCGAAGCGAGCCTCGCCGGGCCAAAACGCCCACAGGATCGCGTATCGCTGCCGAATGTGCCGCAGGCCTTCAGCGACTTCATCGATCTGCAATTCAAACCCACCAGCAAAGAAGAAGGACGCCTGGAAAGTGAAGGCGGTGGTGGCGTCGCGGTGGGCAATGCCGATCTGGTCGGCGAAACCGATTACGAATACGAAGGCCACACTTATCGCCTGAAAAACGGCGCCGTGGTCATTGCTGCGATCACTTCCTGCACCAACACCTCCAACCCGAGCGTGATGATGGCGGCCGGGTTGCTGGCGAAAAAAGCCGTTGAGAAAGGCCTGACCCGCAAGCCGTGGGTGAAGAGCTCGCTGGCCCCGGGCTCGAAAGTGGTCACAGACTATTACAAGGCTGCGGGGCTGACGCAGTACCTCGACCAGCTCGGGTTTTCGCTGGTCGGTTACGGCTGCACCACCTGCATCGGCAACTCCGGTCCGTTGCCCGAGCCCATCGAGAAAGCCATTCAGAAAGCTGATCTCACCGTCGCTTCGGTCCTGTCCGGCAATCGCAACTTTGAAGGTCGCGTGCATCCACTGGTGAAAACCAATTGGCTGGCCTCGCCGCCGCTGGTGGTCGCCTATGCCCTGGCCGGCAGCGTGCGCAGCGATATCAGCAGCGAACCGCTGGGCGAGGATCAGCAAGGCAATCCGGTGTATTTACGGGATATCTGGCCTTCGAGCAAAGAGATCGCCGACGCGGTGAGTCAGGTCAACACGGCGATGTTCCACAAGGAATACGCCGAAGTGTTTGCCGGTGATGAACAATGGCAGGCCATCGAGGTGCCGCAAGCGGCGACTTACGTGTGGCAGGACGATTCGACCTACATCCAGCATCCGCCGTTCTTCGACGATATTTCCGGACCGCTGCCGGAAATCAAAGACGTCAAAGGCGCGCGGGTGCTGGCCTTGCTCGGCGATTCGGTGACCACCGACCACATCTCCCCCGCCGGCAACATCAAGGCCGACAGCCCGGCCGGGCGTTATCTGCGTGAAAAAGGTGTTGAGCCGCGAGACTTCAACTCCTACGGCTCTCGCCGTGGCAACCACGAAGTGATGATGCGCGGCACCTTCGCCAACATCCGTATCCGCAATGAAATGCTCGGGGGCGAAGAAGGCGGCAACACGATCTATATTCCGACCGGCGAAAAACTGGCGATCTACGACGCGGCGATGAAATATCAGGCCTCGGATACGCCGCTGGTGGTGATTGCCGGCCAAGAATACGGAACCGGCTCCAGTCGCGACTGGGCGGCCAAGGGCACTAACCTGCTGGGGGTGAAAGCGGTGATCGCGGAAAGCTTCGAGCGGATCCACCGTTCCAACCTGGTGGGCATGGGCGTGCTGCCATTGCAGTTCAAGCTCGATCAGAACCGCAAGAGCCTCAACCTGACGGGCAAGGAGACTTTTGAGATCCAGGGTCTGACCGGCGTCGAACTGACGCCGCGGATGAACTTGCCGCTGGTGATCACTCGTGAGGATGGCCGCCAGGAGAAAATCGAGGTGCTGTGCCGGATCGATACGTTGAACGAGGTGGAGTACTTCAAGTCGGGCGGGATCCTGCATTACGTCCTGCGCCAGCTGATCGCCTCGTAA
- a CDS encoding SRPBCC family protein: protein MKPVPNSFERKITLKAPRSHVWRALVDAEAFGQWFGVALEGRRFIAGEWTQGQVTYPGYEHVLWNVLIERVEPQQLFSFRWHPYAVNPKIDYSQEPTTLVRFELQDYEDGTLLKVSESGFAHIPDVRQKEAYFMDSRGWEEQLSRLEQFLAESAKARERDGG, encoded by the coding sequence ATGAAACCAGTACCCAATAGTTTCGAACGCAAAATCACGCTCAAGGCGCCGCGTTCTCATGTCTGGCGTGCATTGGTCGATGCCGAGGCGTTTGGCCAGTGGTTTGGTGTGGCGCTGGAGGGCAGGCGGTTCATTGCCGGTGAATGGACGCAAGGGCAGGTCACGTATCCGGGCTATGAACATGTGTTGTGGAATGTGCTGATCGAGCGGGTCGAGCCGCAGCAGTTGTTCTCGTTCCGTTGGCATCCATATGCGGTCAATCCGAAGATCGACTATTCCCAGGAACCGACGACGCTGGTCAGGTTCGAGCTGCAGGATTACGAGGACGGTACGCTGCTCAAGGTTTCCGAGTCGGGTTTCGCGCATATCCCCGATGTGCGTCAGAAAGAGGCGTATTTCATGGACAGTCGCGGCTGGGAAGAACAGTTGAGCCGGCTCGAACAGTTTCTCGCCGAAAGCGCCAAGGCTCGCGAGCGTGACGGTGGCTGA
- a CDS encoding aminoglycoside phosphotransferase family protein, with amino-acid sequence MTVAERFEPWLKRWSLIADGAPIITPGSRLLPVRMGDTPAMLKLAEDAEEKYGNLLMTWWDGEGAARVLAHHGDGLLMERAMGQRSLMHMALNGEDDEASRILCTALKRLHTPRATPPPPLVELAPWFASLRSAAAQHAGLYALCLQTAEALLATPQDVVVLHGDMHHDNVLDFGVRGWLAIDPKRVRGERGYDYANLICNPDLPTATDPKRLRRQLEVISDAAGLDRQRLLQWVLAFAGLSAAWFLEDDALEQASGQLKVAQIAASMLDG; translated from the coding sequence GTGACGGTGGCTGAGCGCTTTGAACCGTGGCTGAAACGCTGGTCATTGATAGCGGACGGCGCGCCGATCATCACCCCGGGCAGCCGTTTGCTGCCGGTGCGCATGGGTGACACCCCGGCCATGCTGAAGCTGGCGGAAGATGCCGAGGAAAAGTACGGCAACCTGCTGATGACGTGGTGGGACGGCGAGGGTGCTGCGCGGGTGTTGGCGCACCACGGCGATGGGCTCCTGATGGAGCGAGCCATGGGTCAACGTTCGCTGATGCACATGGCGCTCAATGGCGAAGATGATGAGGCCAGCCGCATTTTGTGCACGGCGCTGAAGCGGCTGCACACCCCGCGTGCAACGCCACCACCGCCATTGGTGGAATTGGCGCCATGGTTTGCCTCGCTACGAAGCGCTGCCGCCCAACATGCCGGACTCTATGCACTTTGCCTGCAAACCGCCGAAGCCTTGCTCGCTACCCCGCAGGACGTGGTGGTGCTGCACGGCGACATGCATCACGACAATGTTCTGGATTTCGGCGTGCGCGGCTGGCTGGCGATTGATCCCAAACGGGTGAGGGGAGAGCGTGGTTACGACTACGCCAATCTGATTTGTAACCCGGATTTGCCAACGGCGACGGATCCCAAGCGTTTGCGTCGCCAGCTTGAAGTGATCAGCGACGCTGCCGGCCTGGATCGTCAACGATTGCTGCAATGGGTGCTGGCGTTCGCCGGTTTGTCGGCTGCATGGTTTCTGGAGGATGACGCTCTGGAACAAGCCTCAGGGCAGCTGAAAGTCGCGCAGATCGCGGCTTCCATGCTTGATGGCTGA